The genomic DNA CCAAATtatctgtaatttttttatagtattAGTAAGAGTAAAATTACCATATTAATCTGGAAAAGCTCATGCCTTGCGGTCAATATGGAAAGGGAAATTTTGCTTCCCTTGTCGGCAGGGTACCGACAATTCTGCAATTCAGCATTGTGGGACCATCCCAGTTTGCCACGTAAACCACCAAAGTAGCTTCACGggaatattaattaattctattttaaataaaatgattaatattCACTTTACAATTGAGATTTAAGGGTGACGCACGtaagagcattttcaatggaagaatcatatttttatgtaaaatagcttaTAAAAACTCagttttatctagtttagctaagtcatttttaaatgtctgtacatccgattagctatatttttatctattctattaaaatattattacaagtaaaaaaagttttgagaaaaaaagaacatatgagaagaaaaatgaaaaaaaaattgggaaaaaaagaacatgcaaagaaaaagtagaaaaaaatttgagaaaaagagaaaacatgtgagaaaaataataaaaaataaaatagttctcttgaaaagtgctgctacatttagcttttttttttagctcttccaatcaaatatctattttatattttcttttggctaatccaatgtaggagattttttaaacatttgaagagccattttagataaaaataacatttggctcttccattaggaatgctctaagggtgtattatatatatatatatatatatatatatgatattaatgtTGTGACatctttaaaataatttaattaatataatatggTGTGCAGGGTTTGGTACCATTATCCCTCCGCCAAATAGAGACTTGACCAATTTTACTAACAATTGGGGCACGCTTTAAATTATGACAATAAAATTGGTACCCTCTTTTTGGTGATTAAAGCTAGGGTCggattttggattttatttacTACAGAATTTTGATAATGACTTTGTAGATTGCATTACAGAGCAGAATTAATCTAAACTGATTTAACTACATATTTGTACACCACGTGTACGGGTGATGCTAAACATCAAGGCCGTTGGGATGCACGCCGGggtgatttgatattttaaaataataaaatataatattttattattagaattattgttaaaaaaaaaaaaaaaaaaaaaagcctggcgtgcatgactgttcatgcacacCGGCGTTTTTGGTATCACTACTCCACGTGTACGGGAAAAGGCAAATCTTGGCGCAAAAGTCGAGcgcttaaattttttattattattattatctacgcataattttatagattctcaacatttttgttaaatcactactttaaagtaattgaaatatataaatttgattatttaataaatactttaatatttttaaatatgggCTTAAACTCTCTTTAATAGGTGATGTTTTAATactattaaatcacaattttttctaaaagcttaagttaataaaaaaatacaattaataatttaatgaataaataaaagtcataatttgtttgtttgtttgttttgtgtacGAGGAGGCAAATAAATATGTCATTTGAACACATTTATCGGCTGAAAGTAATTATATCTGAAAGACTGAAACTGTCAAAAGTATATATACTGgaatttttttactataattacACTCTATTCACATAAAACAAAGGCGAAAATTACAAGAGAATAGGCCTCCTCCTTAAATTACACTCtattcacattaaaaaaaaaaaaaaaaatagaggagtagaaagaaaaaagacgaAAATTACAACAAGATAGCACCTCCtctttaaattaaaagattacATCGTACTTGTAATATGTCCAGCTCACAACTCAAATTTTCATTACCTAGAACCAGAAAGGACTAGCAATGATCATCGATCACTTAACAAACACCAACAATCTCTCCATCCACAAATCAAGCAGAAATATTTAGTTCCAGAGAATATCAGAGCCAAAGAATTAATGGATTAGAGCAGTAATTACAAACAAATTCACTCTGATAATCAGATTTACATTTTGCCAATGGTGTCACTTAATTCGTTACCTTAAGGAGGCAATTGTAGCAGATCACAACTTCGTATCAAGCTATTAACTAACTAAAGTGGGTGTCTGTTGTGAGACTGTAAAACTAGTAAAGAGAGGAAAACAAAGGGCAAAGTGATTAACATTGTGCTATTTAGTAGCCTGTGGACGTTGGTGGAGGCGGCGATTGGTAATCGGAGCCGAAGGTCGGGGGTAGAGCCATGTCGCCCTTTGGTGTAGGAGCTGAATGAGATGGGGAAGGTGGAGGTGGAGAACGGACTGGGGGTAATGGAGAGTAGGCCGGTGGTGGTGAAGAGTGAACTGGAGGTTGTGGAGGAGAGTGAATAGGTGGGGGTGGTGAAGGAGAGTGAACCGGCGGTGGGGGTTGTAGAGGAGGTGGTGAAGGAGCAATTTTAGGTGATGGTGTGGAGGGTTGAGCTGGTGGAGGAGGAGGTCGAGCCCTATTAAAGGGTGATTCGTTGTAAGGATCAGGTGACAATGCCGGTGCTGAAGATGGTTTTGGAGGAGCTGAAATTGGTTGTGGGTATGGTTGTGGCTCTGGCGTTGGTGGCAATGCCGGTGCTGAAGATGGTTTTGGAGGAGCTGAAATTGGTTGTGGGTATGGTTGATGTTGGGGAGGTTGTGGCTCTGGCGTTGGTGGCAATGCCTTTGGAGAAGGAGATGGTTGTGGTTGCGGCGGATCCTTTGGAGAAGGAGATGGTTGTTGTTGCGGTGGCGCCTTTGGAGAAGGAGACGGCTGTGGCGGTTGTGATTGCGGCGGTGCGTTTGGAGAAGGAGACGGCTGTGGTGGCTGTGGTTGTGGCGCCtctggagaaggagaaggagacgACTGTGGTGGCTGTGGTTGTGGCGCCtctggagaaggagaaggagacgACTGTGGTGGCTGTGGTTGTGGAGCCTCTGGAGAAGGAGACGACTGTGGCGATTGTGGTTGCGGCGACGCGTCTGGAGAATGAGACGGCTGTGGCGGTTGTGGTTGCGGCGACGCGTCTGGAGAAGGAGACTGCTGTGGCGGCTGTGGTTGCGGTGGCGCCTCTGGAGAAGGAGATGGTTGTGGCGGCTGTGGTTGCGATGGCGCCTCTGGAGAAGGAGACGGCTGTGGTGGTTGCGGTTGTGACGGCGCGTTTGGAGAAGGAGACGGCTGTGGTTGCGGCGACGCCTCTGGAGAAGGAGACGACTGTGGCGATTGTGGTTGCGACGGCGCGTTTGGAGAAGGAGACGGTTGTGGCGGTTGTGGTTGCGACGGCGTGTTTGGAGAAGGAGACGGCTGTGGCGGTTGTGGTTGCGGCGGTGCCTCTGGAGAATGAGATGGCTGTGGCGGTTGTGGTTGCGACGGTGTGTTTGGAGAAGGAGACGGCTGTGGCGGCTGTGGTTGCGGTGGCGCCTCTGGAGAAGGAGACGGCTGTGGCGGCTGTGGTTGCGGCGGCTCTTTTGGAGAAGGAGACGACTGTGGTGGTTGTGGTTGCGACGGCGCGTTTGGAGAAGGAGACGGTTGTGGCGGCTGTGGTTGTGGTGGCGCGTCTGGAGAAGGAGATGGTTGTGGCGGTTGTGATTGCGGTGGCAGCGGCGCCTTTGGAGAAGGAGTTGGCTTTGGCGGTTGTGGTTGTGGCGGCGGGTTTGGAGTCTTTGATCCTCTACACTTAGCCTTGCTACAATCAACCGGTCGATTCACCACCTGAGCGCAAACTTTTGGAGACTTCTGTGTCGGCCTTTCCGGTAAGCAGTTGCTCATGTCATCCAACACAACGTCCTTCCTAGATGGTGGCTCGCATTCTGGGGCCTCGCCATTGAAGTAATTGTAGGAGAAAGTGAAGTTTACCAAGTTAGGAAGACGACAAATGCTCCCAGGGACAAACCCTGTCAATGTGTTGTGCGCAATATCCAACTCCTCAACATTGGAAAGCCCTTTGAACGTCTTTGGCAAGATTCCGGTGAAGTTGTTGGAGGCAATGTCCAAAACCGTCACGTTTCCAAGCAACCCAATCTCAGCAGGCAAGCATCCGGTGAGGTGATTGTTCGAGAAAACAATCTCGTTCAATGTGCTGCCCATTTTGCCAATGTTGCTTGGAATACAGCCGTGGAGATGGTTATTGGCAACCACCATAACAGAGGCGGGGGAGTTTCCGAAAGTGTCAGGAATGGTGGATATGAAGCGGTTATTGTTCAAGAACAGAGCATCCAAGTCTTTGTTGAAGAGCTCAGGAGGTAGCTCACCGTCAAAATCATTGAACCTAAGATCAAGGTATTTTAGATTAGGAATACCTATGACAACCTTAGGGAACAAGCCCACAAACCGGTTGTTGCTGACATCAAGCTCGAAAAGAAGCGTGAGCCTCGAGAAGCTCTTGGGAATGATCCCACAAAACCTATTGGTGTTGATGTGGAGCAAAGCAATTTCTGTTAATAAACCCAACTCCACCGGAAGGAACCCGGCAATGTCGGCGTGGTTAAGATCAATGCCTGCAACAACAGTGAGCGTCGGGTCGTCAAGAGCTGGAGCGCAAAAAACGCCATTGTAAGCACAAACATCGGGTCCAACCCAATTCCCCGTGGTGTTAAAAGGGTCTGAGTAAATTGCTTTCTTCCATGCTTGGAGTGCAATATATGCCCGTCTAAGCCTGGTATTGGGAAAAGTTACATTCAAAACAACTCCGAATTCGTATTCATTAGGTAAATCACCGTCCTTGGGGAGCGCTAATAGCTGGCGACGAGCGATGGAGTTGGCTTCAGCATTTGACAACGCTGAAGAGAACGAtgagaagaggaggaggaggagggagacCAGTAGGCAGCAGCCTGAGGCCTGCATTATGGAGAGGTTTTGCAGATCACCGCCACCTTGGAGAGGCCCAAGGCTGCTTGTAGGAGTCAAGGAAAAAAAGGATGAATGAATGGGGTGTTATATTGAGAGGAAGAGCCGGATGGCATGAAGCAATATGAGAGGTTGTGCAAGGATTTCTATGCAGTTTTAgccaagaaaagaaattaaatgggTTTCCTCAAAACACCACATAATTTGTGGGTTGTTTgaactttatttttgttagaTTTTCTTGAAGATGGCTCTAATTATAGTGTGTTTGGCAGCCTGAGTTGCGGTCCTTTCTggctaattttgcattttgagGGTTGTTAGCTGTAGACGATCGCTGACCAAGTCTTCTTCACAACCATCTACACTCTTCTCGTGTGGGTTATTCATGGCgatttctgtttttgtttctcaaaactatttttgagaacaaaacaaaaggcaaatttatgttttatttttttgtctagAAAAGCGTTTGCCAAACTATTTCTGAAAACAATTTTCGAAAATTTGCAATAATCGCATTTCACCaataccaaaaaatatatatgctaaaTCTGAGactcaaaatcaatcaaaatggtatgtgtatgtgtgtatgtgtatatatatatacaccagcAAAACGtataagagaaagagaaattactATGGAAGTGAAGCAAGTAGAGCtataaatgaaaataactaCTTACAAACATACTCCGGCTGGACTCAATTGTTAAACATAATGTTCGTGAACACAAAAATAGGCTTGATCATTAAATGATATATACTCGTATGAATTCGACTCGActcgtatatatttattaatatgtatatatatatatatatatatatatatattaataaaaatagcTTATATAGTATATCAGTTATCAAGTAACAATagttcatttatatatatatatatatatatatatatatacactttatATCACACTTTATATCCTTATATAAATATTAGTATGCTTATGACATAaatgataatattatttaatatactTATAAATTATAACTTAAAGCATTACCCCCGCTTATCAAGGCCGAGTTGGCGCATGGATAAGATTTGCCACCCATCTTACTTCGTACCATAACTTTGTGTTAATCTTACTATTTTAACGGGGTTCTTCTAGGCTTGCTTGATTAATTAGTGTAaactcttttaaattttattaatgtttgGGTAGAGTTGGGTTAGGTTATGACTCAATGGGATTTGAGGGAGTCCATGTGATTTCTATCTTCTAGTCCCTTTTTTCTGTGCAACTCTCAACGAGTAGGTGCTACTATAGTCACACTCAAATAAAATAGCCACAATTGATTTCTCTTGTTTGCcctttaaattagaaaaaagaaaaagaaggtgaaacataataaatttaataatttaattaatattcgaATATAAAGTTCGGCATTCTACTGGTTTGTATGTGACTAAATGTGATGCATCATTTGATAAAGAAAACAAAGCAGCATGTCCTTAATTCCCTTTTGGAtcttaaaacataaattttgttGGAAAATGTTTGGGTACTACTGTTTTAAGTATATATAAGTCCATTACAAAGTACAAACTCAAGCAGTAGTCCATATGATACTGCCGCATCAACCACAAATCAAATATAATTGTTTAGCAATTAATGTGATAAGTATCAAGTAAACttacaaactgacgtgacagTCCACAAGACATTGCCATGTCTATCATTATAGTGTCACGTGGACTGCAACGCCAATATATAAggaaattttaacaatattttgttagtaaatgttttccttttctttcttttttcttcttaatttcaattttagcGTCACTTCCCTCTCTCTATTTTCATCTCATTTTGGGGTGGGTATATTACGGAGGCCCAACACCATTGTATAGTCGAGCTGGCCTGGCCCAACATCTCAAATACAAACTTCGTCCAAAAGATTGGGCTTGGGTTGCTTTTACCCCCTGCGTTTTCTTTACTATTTTGTCTCAATTCCTATGCCttactttaaaatatatttattattatttttatatgaattttatttaccTTGTTTTCTAAAATACATTAGTAACATaggagaaattgaaaaaatatataataatttacaaaaaaaaaatcacatttttatttctttactaTTATACATTCTAATGTGTCAGTGCTATATAATACCAAATTATGAGAGAAGGGGACGGCCGAGTGGCTCACAGTGCCTAACACTCACACCACACAGAGACAAGTTTGACTGGCTTTATGTCCTTGAGTCCTAATtcacatggtttttttttaaaaaaacaaaatattcaattCACAAAATACAAACGGGAAGGCAAAAGGCCACTCTTCTCAAGCAGCAACATGAGCAGTATCATTGTAAAAAAAGAAGGTTAGGAAAAGACATCACCCACAAAGAGTTGCATGGCTCGTAGGTGGACCAAAGAGATGATGTTTGAAGCTTTGGTGGTAGCCCCACTAAGCCTCTTTGGCTTAGATATTGATGAACTTTTCAGGAAAGGAAAATTTGAATGTGGAATTAGCTAGCATGATAGGAAAAGTGATATCCAACAAAGACCATAAAAGAGCGAGCGCCATGGACCAAGCTCCAAAGCCAGATAGAGCTAGCTATTGGTATTGGAATATCAAAAGCGACTCTACTCAATTACCCACTACCATTGACACAACTGATCACAACTGTCCCTCTTCTTCTCCAAAttcctttttcaattttcttgcaGAATTCAAGGGCGTATTTCTGGGTATGCCTAGAAGTCCAATAAGGAAGCAATATAAACAAGGGAAAATGATGATGGAGAATGACAAAATAGGTTGGGTAAAAGCCAAACAAACTCCacatatcaatatatatatttcatttatgtCAAACGTTTCACGAGGCCATTTTGATTCTCTTCTTCCATTCTTTTCTGGCAGTGACTTTCGAGTAAAGAAAGAACAGCTGCAGACAGTTCAAAGTTCTaactaagaaaaataattagtaaTAAAAAACACGTTTCACGTATTAAATTGcatgtgcttatatatatatatataaaattgtaagAGAACCAGCATGCATGAAAGAGAGGAAGTATATAAAATTCCTTGCTAAGAGAAATTCGACAACAGATTACTGTTTGGAGATTAAAGTAATGAAAAAAACCTTTGATGCAGCTTTGAAGGTAAGAAATATtaggaaattaaaaaattttaaaaataaaataaaattattttgcaGTTTGTGAACTTTTTTATTTGatcttagtattttttttttttttttgcttcaatTGTGATAGTGAGTAATGCAATGAGTTaattcatttcttttaaaaaattacatgtttctCATATGTTACGGCACATataacaaattataaattaagttaattagaTGATAATATTTCTTCAAGtttatttgaaggaaatttatgtgATAACTTTTGCAAGCTTCAAATAGACAAAAAAGTGAGGGATATCATTGTCATTTTACTAGTGCAATGGTAACCAAACCGGTCGAAATATAATTTACAAGAAGTCATTTTAAATTGGCTAAAACATCATCATTTGATTCTTTTAGGGCATGAAAGGACGCTGCTGACGTATCACACAAACCAAaatatctttaaattttttgatgaaaaatgttcctgagtattttaaaaaagaaaggataGATTACAACTTTTTGTcacaattttaatccaattttttttttcttcatgtagtgattttttttttaaaaaaaaattaaaaattaaaaaaaaaaattaagcaataatATCCTAcgaggtcttttttttttttatttggtattttttttttttaaaaaaaatggtctttttcttcatattaatgacaattttttttaatttttaaaaatgaccattttatgaaaaaaatacaatttttttttataaaaaagaccaaataaaaaaaggatcaCATAAGATGTTATTGtttcagaatttttattttattttattaatactCATTACATTTAATTATTAAGAGATTAGAGTTATGTTTTTGCATAAAAGCATACCTAATTATCAGGAAACTTAAGTAAAACAGAAGGCTTTTGAGAGAGATAGCATAAGAGTAGATTTTCATTATCAAATTCTGTCAACGAGTAGATGAAGATGATTTATAAAtgatttgatgaaaattgcatTCTATAGactggaaaaggaaaaataaaaacaaaaaagatttgTTTCATGTCAATCTCAACAACAATCAACAAGACTTGagagaaatttattaaaaaataaaaaataaaaaaaaaatctgctttTGGTTCTCTGTTTATAATTTTGGTGGGAGGTAGATGGGTGGGTCTCGTCGACCTGGAACCAAACCTTTTCAATCATTGGTAAAGTAAAAGAGATTCATTTTACTTTTTCGATAAGTCTATTTTAGCTGTCCAAAAACACCACTAATCAAAGTAGTTAAGCATGTTTATCTCCGTTAAAAAAGATCCTTATCAAGAAGAATATATTGGAGGCCTCACGTCAAAGGAGCCCCCCAACACTTTTTCTCTCAACATTCTGCATCGTCTTTATTGAAGAGCATACTCCTACGTCCACTCCACTTTCTGCCGCTTGCACTCAATCTCCGGCTCACTGGACAAACAAAAGTACGGTGTGCTCGTAGCCTAAAACAAGTGGGGCCAGGGGAGGGGCTAAATCGgaaattgaaaagagagagagagagagggaggaagGTGGTGGATAGTGTAATAATAATGGTGGGGAAGtgcgagaaagagagagcattCAATGCGGACATGTTTGTATTGACTGTGAGAGTAAATGAGGAATTGATGGGTTTTAAAGGATTTGCCTTTATTATGCCCTACTATCACTCCTAGCGCAGAGGGAGGAGTTGGAAAAGTGAAATAGTTGTTGGTATGGTGTACAAATAGTGGGGGAGGAGTTGTTGGAGCCTATtttttgctgctgctgctgctgtgcCTCTTCCATTGCCCAGGTTGGGTTTTTTTCACCCTTTGGGATCTTTGTGGGAGTattataatatttcttttttttttttcttgtctattTTGTGGGCTCAGCAGCAGAAGTTAATGGGAATGGGTTTAGGATTTAGTAAGATCTTTTGCTCATAAGATTTTAAAAAGGGTTGGTGTTGGGTTTGAATTGAGAGGCTTAATTATGGCTCCTTGGAGGATTCTAAAGCTGGGATATTTTCTGATCGCAATTTAAAGGTTTGTTCATAGTCAGATGacccttttgtttcttttcctttttctcttctttaagACCGACCCTCTGCCTGGCTGATCTCACTAAAGGTCTGGGTCTTATAAATGGGAAGAATAATCTTTGTTTTTTGCTGCTTTGAATGTTTGCTAGGTGATAAAGATAAAGGGCCGTCAACTCAGCAGTGGACTTAAAAAGTTTGAAATGTATGTGACTGGGAGGCTCAACCTCTGCGGCTAAAGATTTCATTTTGAAAACCCCATTTGCTTTCCTTTTGAGTTTGAAAGATTGGCCGTGGGAAAGAGAGGAAGACCAGGCCATGCATATGTCACTATGGAAGCCTATCACCCAATGTGCCGCTATAATCATGGACAAGAAGAGCAAGAGGAGAGATGGTTCTGGTTTGAACGAGGAAGGGAAGCGAAGGCCCTCGATTCTCAGGCAATTGCAGGAGAACAAGCTCAGGGAGGCTCTTGAGGAAGCGTCTGAAGCTGGGTCTCTTTCAAAATCCCAAGATGCTGATCCTTCGGAGTCTTCGAACCAAGAGGGTGGTGGTGCTGCTGGTGGTGGTCTCGGGCGCTCCAGATCCCTTGCTCGTCTTCATGCCCAGAAAGAGTTCTTGCGTGCTACGGCTCTCGCGGCCGAGCGAAGCTTTAGCTCGGAGGAGCTCATTCCTAGCTACCAAGATGCCTTCAACAAGTTCCTCACAGCGTACCCCAAGTTTCAATCCACGGAAAAGATTGACCAGTTGAGGTTGAACGAGTACGGCCACCTGACCGAGGCGTCTGCAAAGGTATGCCTTGATTACTGTGGTTTTGGCCTGTTTTCTTACCTTCAAACTCAACAATATTGGGAATCATCGGCATTTAGTTTGTCTGAGATAACTGCGAATTTGAGCAACCATGCCCTTTATGGAGGTGCCGAGAAAGGTACCACAGAAGATGATA from Corylus avellana chromosome ca6, CavTom2PMs-1.0 includes the following:
- the LOC132183584 gene encoding leucine-rich repeat extensin-like protein 4; protein product: MQASGCCLLVSLLLLLFSSFSSALSNAEANSIARRQLLALPKDGDLPNEYEFGVVLNVTFPNTRLRRAYIALQAWKKAIYSDPFNTTGNWVGPDVCAYNGVFCAPALDDPTLTVVAGIDLNHADIAGFLPVELGLLTEIALLHINTNRFCGIIPKSFSRLTLLFELDVSNNRFVGLFPKVVIGIPNLKYLDLRFNDFDGELPPELFNKDLDALFLNNNRFISTIPDTFGNSPASVMVVANNHLHGCIPSNIGKMGSTLNEIVFSNNHLTGCLPAEIGLLGNVTVLDIASNNFTGILPKTFKGLSNVEELDIAHNTLTGFVPGSICRLPNLVNFTFSYNYFNGEAPECEPPSRKDVVLDDMSNCLPERPTQKSPKVCAQVVNRPVDCSKAKCRGSKTPNPPPQPQPPKPTPSPKAPLPPQSQPPQPSPSPDAPPQPQPPQPSPSPNAPSQPQPPQSSPSPKEPPQPQPPQPSPSPEAPPQPQPPQPSPSPNTPSQPQPPQPSHSPEAPPQPQPPQPSPSPNTPSQPQPPQPSPSPNAPSQPQSPQSSPSPEASPQPQPSPSPNAPSQPQPPQPSPSPEAPSQPQPPQPSPSPEAPPQPQPPQQSPSPDASPQPQPPQPSHSPDASPQPQSPQSSPSPEAPQPQPPQSSPSPSPEAPQPQPPQSSPSPSPEAPQPQPPQPSPSPNAPPQSQPPQPSPSPKAPPQQQPSPSPKDPPQPQPSPSPKALPPTPEPQPPQHQPYPQPISAPPKPSSAPALPPTPEPQPYPQPISAPPKPSSAPALSPDPYNESPFNRARPPPPPAQPSTPSPKIAPSPPPLQPPPPVHSPSPPPPIHSPPQPPVHSSPPPAYSPLPPVRSPPPPSPSHSAPTPKGDMALPPTFGSDYQSPPPPTSTGY